A region of the Nitrospirota bacterium genome:
ACTAATTGGGACGATCCCAATATTTTGGGAATTGATCTCCGCCTATGACCCCTGTCGCCTTCTTGCAAAATCCCCATCTTGTCATTCCATATCAACTACTTATGCTGACCTGCTCTCTACGTAGTTCGCCTGGCATCACTGTTGCTGAATACCCGGTCGACAGACGAACACTAAGGAGCGATGGAGATGATGCTCAAGATTACGATGATTCAAGAAAGCAGGCGCGACGTGCTCATCAAGCTCGAAGGAAAAATCACGGATGAATGGGCTGTTCTCCTGGATGGAGAGTGCCGCGCCTATCTCAGGCAGGAGAAAGCCGTGCATCTGGATTGTTCCCATGTCGATTTCATCGATGCCAGGGGGGTTGAGGTTTTGAATAACCTTCCCCAAACACAAGTCAATCTCATGAGCGCACCCGGTTTTATCACGGAGTTGCTGCAGATTGGAGGCCGGTCATGAATGCAGATGCCATCACCTACACAGAGTCCATTGATTACAGCCCTTCCATGAACTGGAAAGCGCCGGCAGTCAAGTCATCCAGCCTGACGAAGGCCGAGGACACAGTCATCGCGAGACTCAAGCGCGGTGACGAAGGGGCCTTCGACGAATTGGTCAACCAGCACCACAGCGCGCTCATCCGAATGGCGATGGGCTACGTGGCAGATCGGGAAGTGGCTGAGGAAGTGGTCCAGGACACCTGGATGGCCGTGATTGAAAGTCTCGATCGGTTCGAAGGCCGTTCATCCCTTCGTACCTGGATCTGCGGGATTTTGATCCATAAGGCCAAGGATCGCGGCGTTCGCGAGAAGCGCCATACGACCTTCTCGGCCTTCGCGTCCTACGATGACGACAACGATGAAGCAGTCGATCCCTCCCGCTTCCAGCAGAGCGGCGAGTGGGCCGGTCACTGGGCCTTCCCCCCGCAGCCCTGGGACGAACGGACACCGGAGACACTGCTGGCCAGCCAGCAAGCGGTCAATGCGATGCAGCGGGCGATCGAATCCTTGCCGGCGACCTTGAAGGAGGTGCTCGTTCTCCGCGATGTGGAAGGGGTTGAGGCCAAGGAAGTCTGCGAGATGTTGAAGATTACGGAAACCAACCTCTATGTCAGGCTTCACCGGGCGCGAGAGCGAGTGAGAGTGGCAGTGGAAACGGCCCTCGGATGATAAGATTGAGGCTGAAGTTGGAAACCGTCAGTCTCGAGCCTTCAGCCTAGAAGCTACCCTAGCAGGGAGGCGCTGTAAGAAATCGATGATCGGGGGGACTCAGGGGTGAAGTCTCAATCGATGGACACTCCTCATGAAGAACCATCCTGCACCGTGGGTCCACACCGGAGTCACCTGCCGCGAGGTTACAGACTGTGCTTCTGAGTACTTGGACGACAACATTTCCATCTTGACCAAAGTTCGAGTCGGGCTGCATCTTGTTTCCTGCACCCACTGCCGTACTTATGTGCAACAGATCGATCTTGTATCCACTGCGCTGGGCAATCTTCCCAAACTCTATCCATCGCCCACGAATCATCTCCGTCTGAAACAGCAGTTCGCCGCCCGTCTCGCCAGCTAGAGCACTCTCCCAGGCATGGGAGCTTTGCCCGGGGCTGTCCAGGATGGGAACGCGTTATCCATTCCGTTTTTCCGCGTGAAAAGCATTCGTCCGATATTCCCGAAGCACGCCATGCAAGGCTGGTGGAACTTGCCAGATCTGTAAGTTCCGTTGTCTCGGACGACATAGCCCCATGGGGCACAGATCCTCCTGTGTCTTGATCTATCATTTGGGTGCCGCATGGCGAGTGCGTTGATTTACGACCGTCTGCAATTCGCTTTCACCTGCACATTTCACTATCTCTTTCCTCAGTTGACGATGGGGCTGGCTCTGCTGTTGCTCTATCTGAGAAGCAGGGCTCTCCTTACCGGCGATGACCATTACCACCAAGTCGCGCGTTTCTGGACAAAGGTCTTTGCCTTGAGCTTTGCCTTCGGTGTCGTCACCGGCATTCCATTGGAATTTCAGTTCGGCACCAACTGGGCGAAGTTTTCCAACTTTGCCGGCGGAGTCATCGGGCAAGTGCTGGCTATGGAAGGCATGCTCGCCTTCTTTCTGGAATCGTCGTTCCTCGGCATCTTGCTGTTCGGCGAGAAACGATTCAGTCAGCGCGTGCAATGGTTCGCTGCGCTGATGCTCTTTATTGGTTCCTGGCTCTCGGGCTATTTCATTCTGGCGACCAACGCGTGGATGCAGCATCCCGTTGCCTACACGGTTGCCCCCGATGGTCGCCTGTTTGTAGACAGTCTCTCCAGCCTCCTCACCAATCCCTGGCTCTTCTGGCAGTACACGCACAATATGACGGCGGCGGTGGTCACGGCTTCATTCGTCATGGCGGCGCTGGGCGCCTACTATCTGCTCTCGGAGCAGCACATTAAGTATGCCAAAACCTTCCTCCGAACCGGCGTCGTGGCGGGGGCTATCGCCGCCGTGCTGATGGGATTTCCTACAGGCCACGGGAATGCCCGGCAGGTGTTCGAGCACCAGCCGATCAAGGGCGCGGCCTTTGAAGGCTTGTTCAAGACCGAGCGCGGTGCAGGCTTACTCCTGATCGGCCAGCCGAATACCGAGACGATGACGATCGATAATCCGCTGATCATTCCGGATGCGCTCAGTGTCGTGGTCTATGACGAGCTCTACGCCGAGGTGAAAGGGCTTGATGCCTTCCCACGCGAGGACTGGCCGGACAATTTGCCGCTGCTCTATTACTCGTACCATGTCATGGTTGGTCTTGGAACCATACTTGTGTCTCTTATGGGATTGGCGTTCCTCTGGCTCTGGCGGGGGCGTTTGTTTACCGCGAATTGGCTGCTTTGGCTACTCATGCTGTCTGCGCCGTTTCCCTATATCGCGACGACTGCCGGCTGGATGACGGCCGAAATAGGACGTCAGCCCTGGCTCGTCTACGGTTTGTTGCGCACGGCAGACGGGGCTTCACCACTCGTCCATTCTGGCAATGCGCTGTTTACCTTGCTCGGTTTTCTGGGGCTCTATCTGGTACTAGGGCTGCTCTTTCTATTTCTGATTGGGGAAACCATCCGCCATGGACCGTCAGGACATTCGCGGTCGCCGGAGCAGGCATGATGGAAACATTTTGGTACTGCGCCCTCACGTTGATGCTGGCAATCTATGTCGTCCTCGACGGATTCGACTTCGGCCTGGGCATCATCTATCGGTTCGTCGCACGGACTGAAGTGGACCGGCGCACGGCCTTGGCCGCAATCGGACCGGTGTGGAACGGTAATGAAGTGTGGTTGATTGCCGCGGGCGGCTTGCTCTTTTTTGCCTTTCCGAAAGCCTATGCTGCGGGGTTCAGCGGTTTTTACCTGGCCCTCACCATCGTGTTGTGGTTGTTGATCGTCCGTGGGCTTGCGCTCGAACTGCGCTCGCACCTGGCTCATGTCTTGTGGCGACAGTTCTGGGACGCGGCATTTGCCGGAGCCAGTACGTTGCTGGCCGTCGTGTTCGGCGCAACGCTCGGCAATCTCATTCGCGGCGTCCCGCTCAATCAAGACGGCTATTTCTTCATGGCACTCTGGGCCGACTTCATGATGGGACCGAATCCGGGAATTCTCAATTGGTTCACGGTCCTCATCGGAGTCACGAGCGCGGCGACCCTTGCATTCCACGGCGCCAACTATCTGGCGATGAAAACAGAGGGCCAGTTGCGCGGACAAGCCCGCCGCGCGGCCTGGCTGACAGGGGCGGCGGCGGTGGTCCTGGTCGGACTGGCGCTGACGGCAGTTCCCTTTGCGCAGCCCTCTTTCCGTCTCAACTATGATGCTCATCCGATCGGGTACGCCTTCCCCGTCATCGGCTTGGTTGCTCTAGTGGCGGCGCTTGGATTGCGAAGACGCGATCGCGATGCAGGAGCATTCTATGCGACGAGTCTTATGATTCTGGCGATGTTGGCCAGTACGGCCTGGGGGTCTTATCCGAATATCCTGATCACGACGAGCGAGCCGGCATACAGCTTGACCGTCACAAACGCGACTGCAGGCGCCTACGGAATGCAGGTCGGGCTCTGGTGGTTTCTCATCGGCTTCGTTCTGATCATCGCCTATCAGGTCATTGCGCACCGAGCCTTCTGGGGAAAGGTTCAACTATAGGCGGCTCGCCTTTCATGGTAGAGGGTACAACGCTTCCGGCTGGGCACTGCGCCGGCAACGTTACCGCTGAATGGCCATAATCCGACAACGAAACTGTGGGAGTCAGACAATGATACAGGCCACCAGGTGCGGACTCGATCAGTCGACGAATGCTACGAGGCGAGTATTTTGCTGCGGCATCGTGATGGTGTGCCTCGCCATCGGCTCCACGGGATGTGTGTCATTTGGCAAGCACGAAGCAGATGTCAAAATCATCTACGAGAAGTCTGCTCAATATCACATGCCGGACCGTAATCCTGTGATTGTGATTCCCGGCATCTTAGGCAGCAAACTCTTCGATCGCGACTCTCAACGCACGGTGTGGGGCGCCTTTGAACCAGAATCTGTCGATCCAACCACAGCTGAAGGCGCCCGGCTGATTTCGCTCCCCGTCGAGGGGGAGCGGCAGCTAAGTGAGCTACGAGACGGGGTTGAACCGAACGGCGTGTTGGACAAAGTCCATGTCAATCTGTTCGGCGTTCCACTCAATATTCGCGCCTATGCAGGAATATTGACGACGCTGGGCGCTGGCGGATACAGGGACGAAGCGCTGGGACTTCACGCCATCGACTATGGCAACGACCACTTCACCTGTTTCCAATTCGACTATGACTGGCGGCGTGACAACGTAGAGAGCGCAAAACGGTTGAAGAGGTTTATCGAAGAGAAACGCGCCTACGTTCAACAAGCCTACAAGGACCGTTACGGCATCGAAAAGGCCGCGGTGAAATTCGATATCGTCGCCCATTCGATGGGTGGTCTCGTCGCACGGTATTTTCTGATGTACGGCGACGCGGATTTGCCCGCAGACGGCCAAGATGCCGTCGTCACGTGGGCGGGAGCCGACTATGTTGATCGCCTGATCCTCGTCGGACCGCCCAATGCCGGATCCATCAACGCCTTGACCCAGCTCATTGAAGGATTTGACGTAGGCCGCCCGATCCTTCCGTACTACCAGGCGGCTCTTCTGGGCACGTTTCCCGCGCTCTATGAGTTGCTTCCACGCCTCCGACATGGGGCGATCGTCTGGGGCGGCGATGAATCTGCACCCGCCCCCAATCTGTACGATCCTGCGCTGTGGGAGCGGTATGAATGGGGACTCGCGTCCCGGGAGAGACGGAATGTCGAGTTTCTGCACTCGGTGTTGCCTCAGGTCGGCGATGACGAAGAGCGTCGGCGCGTCGCGATGGCGCTACAGACCACGATTCTTC
Encoded here:
- a CDS encoding cytochrome ubiquinol oxidase subunit I, yielding MASALIYDRLQFAFTCTFHYLFPQLTMGLALLLLYLRSRALLTGDDHYHQVARFWTKVFALSFAFGVVTGIPLEFQFGTNWAKFSNFAGGVIGQVLAMEGMLAFFLESSFLGILLFGEKRFSQRVQWFAALMLFIGSWLSGYFILATNAWMQHPVAYTVAPDGRLFVDSLSSLLTNPWLFWQYTHNMTAAVVTASFVMAALGAYYLLSEQHIKYAKTFLRTGVVAGAIAAVLMGFPTGHGNARQVFEHQPIKGAAFEGLFKTERGAGLLLIGQPNTETMTIDNPLIIPDALSVVVYDELYAEVKGLDAFPREDWPDNLPLLYYSYHVMVGLGTILVSLMGLAFLWLWRGRLFTANWLLWLLMLSAPFPYIATTAGWMTAEIGRQPWLVYGLLRTADGASPLVHSGNALFTLLGFLGLYLVLGLLFLFLIGETIRHGPSGHSRSPEQA
- the cydB gene encoding cytochrome d ubiquinol oxidase subunit II produces the protein MMETFWYCALTLMLAIYVVLDGFDFGLGIIYRFVARTEVDRRTALAAIGPVWNGNEVWLIAAGGLLFFAFPKAYAAGFSGFYLALTIVLWLLIVRGLALELRSHLAHVLWRQFWDAAFAGASTLLAVVFGATLGNLIRGVPLNQDGYFFMALWADFMMGPNPGILNWFTVLIGVTSAATLAFHGANYLAMKTEGQLRGQARRAAWLTGAAAVVLVGLALTAVPFAQPSFRLNYDAHPIGYAFPVIGLVALVAALGLRRRDRDAGAFYATSLMILAMLASTAWGSYPNILITTSEPAYSLTVTNATAGAYGMQVGLWWFLIGFVLIIAYQVIAHRAFWGKVQL
- a CDS encoding zf-HC2 domain-containing protein, with translation MKNHPAPWVHTGVTCREVTDCASEYLDDNISILTKVRVGLHLVSCTHCRTYVQQIDLVSTALGNLPKLYPSPTNHLRLKQQFAARLAS
- a CDS encoding sigma-70 family RNA polymerase sigma factor; translated protein: MNWKAPAVKSSSLTKAEDTVIARLKRGDEGAFDELVNQHHSALIRMAMGYVADREVAEEVVQDTWMAVIESLDRFEGRSSLRTWICGILIHKAKDRGVREKRHTTFSAFASYDDDNDEAVDPSRFQQSGEWAGHWAFPPQPWDERTPETLLASQQAVNAMQRAIESLPATLKEVLVLRDVEGVEAKEVCEMLKITETNLYVRLHRARERVRVAVETALG